One genomic window of Marinobacter adhaerens HP15 includes the following:
- a CDS encoding cupin domain-containing protein, with amino-acid sequence MLNMDFSKKVIIRTEEQDWVPSPAGGVLRKPLAREEAERGHATSVVRYEPGASFNRHEHPLGEEILVLDGVFSDETGDYPAGTYLRNPPGSGHAPFSKEGCTLLVKLHQFDERDGSTVRIDTRTAPWRPGMGGLEVMPLHEFEHEHVALVKWPANEVFQPHRHFGGEEIFVLSGEFCDEHGRYPAGTWIRSPHLSQHHPFVDKETIIWVKTGHLPIETP; translated from the coding sequence ATGCTCAACATGGACTTTTCCAAGAAAGTCATCATCCGCACCGAAGAGCAGGATTGGGTGCCCAGCCCTGCCGGTGGTGTTTTGAGAAAGCCTCTTGCCCGCGAGGAAGCAGAGCGTGGTCATGCGACCAGTGTGGTCAGGTACGAGCCTGGTGCCTCCTTCAACCGGCATGAGCACCCACTGGGCGAAGAAATCCTCGTTCTGGATGGGGTGTTTTCCGACGAGACCGGCGACTACCCGGCCGGTACTTATTTACGGAACCCGCCAGGCAGTGGACACGCCCCTTTCAGTAAGGAAGGCTGCACGCTGCTGGTCAAGCTGCATCAGTTCGACGAACGCGATGGATCCACAGTGCGCATCGATACGCGCACTGCGCCGTGGCGGCCCGGTATGGGCGGGCTTGAGGTGATGCCGCTGCACGAATTCGAGCACGAGCATGTGGCCCTGGTGAAGTGGCCGGCCAATGAGGTTTTCCAACCCCATAGGCACTTCGGCGGCGAGGAGATATTCGTGCTGTCCGGTGAGTTTTGCGATGAACATGGTCGCTACCCGGCGGGCACCTGGATTCGGAGCCCCCACCTGAGCCAGCATCACCCGTTCGTGGACAAGGAAACAATCATCTGGGTAAAAACCGGCCACCTGCCGATCGAGACGCCATAA
- a CDS encoding GNAT family N-acetyltransferase produces MAVSIRRLSGDQIKPYLDDLARLRIEVFRHFPYLYDGDMDYERKYLDTYARSPESLFVLALDGETVVGAATGIPMDHETDEFKGPFIEQGYEPDKIFYFGESVLLPNYRGQGIGVAFFDHREGHAREQSRFTHCCFCAVERPQDHPLRPADYQPLDSFWHNRGYRKVPELTTTYAWKDVDQAEETAKPMTFWLRRIA; encoded by the coding sequence ATGGCGGTTTCAATACGCCGGCTCAGCGGTGACCAGATTAAACCATACCTGGATGATCTCGCGCGCCTGAGGATCGAGGTGTTTCGCCATTTTCCCTACCTGTACGACGGTGATATGGACTACGAGCGCAAGTACCTCGATACCTACGCCCGCTCGCCAGAGAGCCTCTTCGTGCTGGCCCTGGATGGCGAAACGGTTGTTGGCGCCGCCACGGGCATCCCGATGGACCACGAAACGGACGAGTTCAAAGGGCCGTTCATCGAGCAGGGTTATGAGCCAGACAAGATCTTCTATTTCGGTGAGTCGGTGCTGCTGCCGAATTACCGGGGGCAGGGCATCGGGGTGGCCTTCTTCGACCACCGGGAAGGCCATGCCCGGGAACAGAGCCGTTTCACGCACTGCTGTTTCTGCGCGGTCGAGCGGCCTCAAGATCATCCCCTGAGACCCGCCGATTATCAGCCGCTGGACTCGTTCTGGCACAACCGCGGCTACCGAAAGGTACCGGAGCTGACCACCACCTACGCATGGAAAGATGTGGATCAGGCGGAGGAGACCGCCAAGCCCATGACGTTCTGGCTGAGGCGTATTGCCTAA
- a CDS encoding chemotaxis protein CheV: MAGVLDSVNQRTQMVGKNRLELLLFRLRGRQIYGINVFKVKEVLQCPKLFSLPNSRPVVRGVAHSRGETIPIIDLSMAIGLPGIPQDELSTSFVIITEYNRKTQGFLVSGVERIMNMNWEEILPPPKGAGKDVYLTAVTKIDDKLIEIIDVEKILSEVSPLGEDVTEAVLSKSADRVPGHLPVLVVDDSSVARRQIQRCLTAIGMEVVLKNDGKQAIEHLKEITADGSRAKDHFSLIISDVEMPEMDGYTLVTKVKEDPALSDMFVMLHTSLSGVFNQAMVKKVGADDFMAKFSPDELAERVMEIIDQG, from the coding sequence ATGGCAGGGGTTTTGGACAGTGTCAACCAGCGCACTCAGATGGTCGGAAAGAACCGCCTTGAGCTGCTTCTTTTCCGTCTCAGAGGGCGCCAGATCTACGGGATCAACGTGTTCAAGGTGAAAGAGGTTCTGCAGTGTCCGAAGCTGTTCTCCCTGCCCAACAGTCGGCCGGTCGTTCGAGGCGTAGCCCATAGCCGGGGTGAGACTATCCCCATTATCGATCTGAGCATGGCAATCGGTCTGCCGGGTATCCCGCAAGACGAGCTCTCCACCAGCTTCGTCATCATCACTGAATACAATCGCAAAACGCAGGGTTTCCTGGTGAGCGGCGTCGAGCGAATCATGAACATGAACTGGGAAGAAATCCTGCCTCCACCCAAAGGGGCCGGCAAGGATGTCTATCTTACCGCTGTCACGAAAATTGATGATAAGCTTATTGAAATCATTGATGTAGAGAAGATTCTTTCAGAAGTTTCTCCGCTCGGGGAGGACGTAACCGAAGCCGTTCTGAGCAAGAGCGCGGACCGGGTGCCGGGGCATCTGCCCGTGCTGGTGGTCGATGATTCGTCCGTGGCCCGGCGCCAGATACAGCGGTGTCTCACCGCAATTGGCATGGAAGTGGTGCTGAAAAACGACGGCAAGCAGGCTATTGAACATCTGAAGGAAATCACTGCGGACGGTTCCCGGGCCAAGGATCACTTCTCTCTGATCATCTCGGACGTGGAGATGCCTGAAATGGATGGCTACACCCTCGTCACCAAGGTGAAAGAGGACCCGGCGCTTTCGGATATGTTTGTTATGCTTCACACCTCACTCAGCGGTGTGTTCAACCAGGCCATGGTAAAGAAGGTCGGGGCCGACGACTTTATGGCAAAGTTCAGTCCGGACGAGCTGGCAGAGCGGGTGATGGAAATCATCGACCAGGGTTGA
- a CDS encoding CheR family methyltransferase, whose protein sequence is MKAEITPQEYEAFKSFLQDACGILLGDNKQYLVKSRLRRILEENSLNTLGELLERLKRPGRGGLKETVIDAMTTNETLWFRDNHPFRILQEKLLPEFAERNSMQPLRIWSAACSTGQEPYSIAMIVEEFRRARPGKLRDVKITATDISKSVLDVARKGEYEMLAIGRGLSPERQKQFFTPSLNGGWQIKPQIKSMVEFKELNLLERYMLGKFDIVMCRNVLIYFSADLKKDILTRMHATLNPGGYLVLGASESLNGLPHLYEMVQCHPGIIYRKK, encoded by the coding sequence ATGAAAGCGGAAATAACGCCACAGGAATATGAAGCCTTCAAATCGTTCCTGCAGGACGCCTGTGGGATTTTACTGGGCGATAATAAACAGTACCTGGTCAAAAGCCGGTTGCGCAGGATTCTTGAAGAGAACAGCCTGAATACCCTGGGTGAACTGCTCGAGCGTCTTAAGCGCCCCGGGCGGGGCGGCCTGAAAGAGACTGTCATCGATGCGATGACAACCAATGAAACCCTGTGGTTCCGTGACAATCACCCTTTCCGGATTCTTCAGGAGAAACTGCTTCCCGAATTCGCAGAGCGCAACTCGATGCAGCCTTTGCGTATCTGGTCTGCGGCCTGCTCAACCGGCCAGGAGCCGTATTCGATTGCCATGATCGTCGAGGAGTTTCGGCGGGCGAGGCCCGGGAAGCTGCGGGATGTAAAGATCACCGCGACGGATATCTCCAAAAGCGTTCTTGATGTGGCTCGCAAGGGCGAGTATGAAATGCTTGCTATTGGTCGGGGGCTCTCGCCAGAGCGCCAGAAGCAGTTTTTCACGCCGTCCCTGAACGGTGGCTGGCAGATCAAACCCCAGATCAAGAGCATGGTGGAGTTCAAGGAGTTGAACCTGCTTGAGCGTTATATGCTGGGCAAGTTCGATATTGTGATGTGCCGGAACGTTCTGATCTATTTTTCGGCGGACCTGAAAAAGGACATTCTCACCCGGATGCACGCCACCCTGAACCCGGGCGGCTATCTGGTTCTTGGTGCCTCGGAATCGCTCAACGGCTTGCCCCATCTCTACGAGATGGTGCAGTGCCACCCCGGAATCATCTACAGGAAAAAATAA
- a CDS encoding LysR family transcriptional regulator, translating to MEQLNLRHLYYFWVISREGSIARASEVLELAPQTLSGQLATFEASVGGRLFSRERRKLILTDYGRLILGYADDIFALTGELAETLRLDPSERPLTLRAGVSASIHKLIAYYLLQPAMAGERSIQLECQTGRTEDLVLSLKRKELDLVLTDRVPRLQEDGNLTVHPLAGSSMSLFAAPELARKLKKGFPESLNGQPLLANATDAPYFERLMNWFSLNGVRMKLVARVDDSALIKVFGSQGYGVFAAPTSIREEVCRQYEVEQIASIEDVMDELFAITRGRKTAHEGVRAIVDAHTGDRDA from the coding sequence ATGGAACAGCTTAACCTCCGCCATCTCTACTATTTCTGGGTGATCAGCCGGGAAGGTTCGATCGCCCGAGCCAGTGAAGTCCTGGAGCTGGCGCCGCAGACCCTCAGTGGCCAGCTTGCCACGTTTGAAGCCTCAGTGGGTGGGCGCCTGTTCTCCCGGGAAAGGCGCAAGCTGATCCTCACAGACTACGGCCGGCTGATCCTCGGCTACGCCGACGACATATTCGCCCTCACCGGTGAGCTTGCCGAAACCCTGCGGCTTGATCCTTCCGAGCGCCCGCTGACCCTGCGAGCCGGCGTCTCCGCTTCCATTCACAAACTGATTGCCTACTACCTGCTGCAGCCGGCGATGGCGGGCGAGCGGTCCATCCAGCTTGAATGCCAGACCGGGCGCACCGAAGATCTCGTGCTCAGCCTGAAACGCAAGGAGCTGGATCTGGTTCTGACCGACCGGGTGCCACGGTTGCAGGAGGACGGCAATCTCACGGTACACCCTCTGGCGGGATCCAGCATGAGCCTGTTCGCCGCACCAGAGTTGGCAAGAAAGCTCAAAAAGGGGTTTCCCGAATCCCTGAATGGCCAACCGTTGCTGGCCAACGCCACGGATGCACCCTATTTCGAGCGACTGATGAACTGGTTTTCCCTGAATGGGGTTCGCATGAAACTTGTCGCTCGGGTAGATGACAGCGCACTGATCAAGGTATTTGGCAGCCAGGGCTATGGCGTGTTCGCTGCTCCAACCTCAATCCGCGAGGAGGTCTGCCGCCAGTATGAGGTAGAGCAGATTGCCTCAATTGAAGACGTCATGGATGAATTGTTCGCCATCACCCGTGGCCGAAAAACCGCCCATGAGGGCGTCCGTGCCATTGTCGATGCTCACACGGGTGATCGTGACGCCTGA
- a CDS encoding DUF7352 domain-containing protein — translation MKTIHKFRLEPGKEPTTLTLKEGYRVVRSEYIVPHKAVYLWVEQPLNVTTPTLERQFRVAYSGEPVPDSFEYLDTALDPFGPEAYHVFAIPAGEEELFNTASDGASNDAFSRQNWQHTAIS, via the coding sequence ATGAAGACCATCCACAAATTCCGTCTGGAACCGGGCAAAGAGCCGACCACGCTCACGCTCAAAGAGGGTTACAGGGTGGTGCGCAGCGAATACATCGTGCCCCACAAGGCCGTCTACCTCTGGGTGGAGCAGCCCCTGAACGTAACCACACCAACCCTTGAGCGGCAGTTCCGAGTCGCTTATTCGGGCGAACCAGTGCCTGACAGCTTCGAATACCTCGATACCGCACTGGATCCATTTGGCCCTGAGGCGTACCACGTGTTTGCAATACCTGCCGGTGAAGAAGAGCTCTTCAATACGGCATCTGACGGTGCAAGCAACGACGCGTTCAGCAGGCAGAACTGGCAACACACAGCGATCTCTTGA
- a CDS encoding isochorismatase family protein — protein sequence MLMKAEQSTLLLIDVQEKLMPAISHGDEVVDRCIVLATIAGLMEVPVLGTEQLPDKLGHNVEAVRELCNQTLAKHHFDACPDGLVDQLPEGRQHIVIGGCETHVCMMQTALSLLDAGYKVWVVADATGSRNEFDRDVALDRLNESGARIVTLEMVAFEWMRHCKHPQFRNIQALIK from the coding sequence ATGCTGATGAAAGCCGAGCAATCGACGTTGTTGCTCATCGATGTCCAGGAAAAGCTGATGCCGGCCATTAGCCATGGCGACGAGGTGGTGGACCGCTGCATCGTGCTGGCCACCATTGCCGGGCTCATGGAAGTTCCTGTGCTGGGCACCGAGCAGCTGCCGGACAAGCTGGGACATAATGTTGAAGCGGTCCGGGAGCTCTGCAACCAGACCCTGGCCAAGCACCATTTTGATGCCTGCCCCGATGGGCTCGTTGACCAGTTGCCGGAGGGCCGGCAGCACATTGTAATCGGTGGCTGCGAGACCCATGTGTGTATGATGCAAACCGCCCTTAGCCTGCTGGATGCTGGTTACAAGGTATGGGTGGTGGCCGATGCCACCGGCTCACGCAACGAGTTTGACCGGGACGTCGCTCTGGACCGCCTGAACGAGAGCGGCGCCAGGATTGTAACGCTTGAGATGGTGGCGTTTGAATGGATGCGTCATTGCAAACATCCGCAGTTCCGGAACATTCAGGCCCTGATCAAATAG
- a CDS encoding acylphosphatase, translating to MDTKRWQLLISGRVQGVYYRASTEQKASSLGLTGFARNLPDGRVEIVAEGPEERLDELRTWCAEGPPDARVDAVDIAPESPTGEFSNFSVR from the coding sequence ATGGATACCAAACGCTGGCAACTTCTGATATCCGGCCGCGTACAGGGGGTCTACTATCGCGCCTCCACGGAACAGAAGGCCTCTTCCCTGGGCTTGACGGGGTTCGCTCGCAATCTGCCCGATGGACGAGTTGAGATTGTGGCCGAAGGCCCGGAGGAACGCCTGGACGAACTCAGAACCTGGTGCGCCGAAGGCCCACCGGATGCGCGTGTGGATGCGGTGGATATTGCGCCGGAATCGCCAACCGGGGAATTCAGCAACTTCAGCGTTCGTTAG
- a CDS encoding flagella synthesis protein FlgN translates to MAAIDDLKTLLSQDISQLETLADVLGKEKTCLANSDLRQLDALTREKNDLLGAVRERAKQKIRTLVQMGYRPESGEPSRFIRSAGFSDLFELWQEADQKLRTCQTLNQTNGRVISHLQKRLSRLTDIFRGATGQQKLYGAQGQQTTVSSSTVLASA, encoded by the coding sequence ATGGCCGCAATTGATGATTTGAAGACCCTTCTTTCCCAGGATATCAGCCAGCTTGAAACACTGGCTGACGTTCTCGGCAAGGAAAAGACCTGCCTTGCGAATTCCGACCTCCGCCAGCTGGACGCCCTGACCAGAGAGAAGAACGATCTCCTCGGTGCAGTCCGCGAACGCGCCAAACAGAAAATCCGAACGCTCGTACAAATGGGATATCGCCCCGAAAGTGGCGAGCCTTCCCGCTTTATTCGCAGCGCCGGATTCTCGGATCTCTTCGAACTCTGGCAGGAAGCGGACCAGAAGCTGCGAACCTGTCAGACGCTGAACCAGACCAACGGTCGCGTAATCAGCCACTTGCAAAAGCGTTTGTCGAGGCTCACAGATATTTTCCGCGGCGCCACCGGCCAGCAAAAGCTGTACGGTGCACAGGGTCAGCAGACCACGGTATCAAGCAGCACGGTGCTCGCCAGCGCCTGA
- a CDS encoding fructosamine kinase family protein yields MASTHLKHNATGYADALVCEAEGLERLASALDEAGVTDVGVPHVYRVNETELEITAIRSSGGSDRAREVLGEGLARMHALRQEAYGWGRDNYIGLAPQPNRWCDNWGEFFVHDRLGYQVSRIRDASQRTRFEQVLDQHGGLLMDWLNAHCEHPSLLHGDLWNGNVLYGSDRPWLIDPAVYCGDREADIAMTQMFGGFGEAFYRAYDACCPRTPVYGIKREVYNLYHYLNHYNLFGGGYLEGCQVGFAAIEAIGRGRA; encoded by the coding sequence ATGGCCTCCACCCACCTGAAACACAATGCAACTGGTTATGCCGATGCCCTGGTCTGCGAGGCGGAGGGATTGGAACGCCTTGCCAGCGCGCTTGATGAGGCCGGGGTGACTGACGTCGGTGTGCCGCACGTTTATCGGGTGAACGAAACCGAACTCGAAATCACCGCCATCCGGTCTTCCGGTGGCTCAGATCGGGCGCGGGAGGTGCTTGGTGAAGGGCTGGCCAGAATGCATGCCCTGCGTCAGGAGGCGTACGGCTGGGGCAGGGACAATTACATTGGCCTGGCACCGCAACCGAATCGCTGGTGCGACAACTGGGGTGAGTTTTTTGTCCACGACCGCCTTGGCTACCAGGTCTCACGTATTCGTGACGCCAGCCAGAGGACTCGCTTCGAACAGGTATTGGACCAGCACGGGGGCTTGCTGATGGACTGGCTGAACGCCCACTGTGAGCACCCGAGCCTTCTCCATGGTGATCTCTGGAATGGTAACGTGCTCTATGGCTCTGACCGCCCCTGGCTGATTGACCCGGCCGTCTACTGCGGTGATCGTGAAGCAGATATCGCCATGACACAGATGTTTGGTGGCTTCGGCGAAGCGTTCTATCGGGCCTACGACGCGTGTTGCCCACGAACACCGGTTTATGGCATCAAGCGTGAGGTCTACAACCTCTACCATTACCTGAACCACTACAACCTGTTTGGAGGTGGTTACCTGGAGGGTTGCCAGGTGGGTTTTGCCGCGATTGAAGCAATAGGCCGGGGCAGGGCCTAG
- a CDS encoding MFS transporter: MPLNVWVLVAAQALAMCTAPFIVFIGSIQGRMLAPAPEYATLPVGLVVVGTVLAIKPATWLMERIGRKRVMLLGAIMGLVAGLIGGLASWTGLFSLLCLAAVVGGTGLAVVHQYRFAAMESVAPGMAGSAAARVLLGGLVAAWLGPEVAGLGSGAAEQYPFLVSWIALAAVQGAALLILAIGYRAGAERVQESRPGGGRPLREIMANPLIWAAMSAAAIGYAVMSFIMTATPLSMTEMAGHDLDDAKRVIQLHIMAMYLPSLISGWLTRVVGIPLMMAAGLLAYLGCIALAASGVSFHHYLSALLLLGVGWNFLFVGGTTLLPRGYRDAERFRVQGLNDIMVFGSQATAALSAGAILSWLGWGGLVMVAVPFLILHGLLMTLWLLRERTPEAAVNGRE, encoded by the coding sequence ATGCCCCTCAATGTCTGGGTCCTGGTTGCCGCTCAGGCGCTGGCCATGTGCACAGCGCCTTTTATCGTTTTTATAGGCAGCATTCAGGGCAGAATGCTTGCCCCTGCGCCCGAGTACGCAACACTTCCCGTCGGTCTGGTGGTCGTAGGCACCGTTCTGGCTATCAAACCGGCAACCTGGTTAATGGAGCGCATCGGGCGCAAGCGCGTGATGCTGCTGGGTGCCATCATGGGCCTTGTTGCAGGTCTTATTGGAGGCCTGGCGTCCTGGACTGGTCTGTTTTCCCTTCTTTGTCTTGCGGCCGTGGTCGGTGGTACGGGGCTTGCGGTGGTTCACCAATATCGGTTTGCGGCCATGGAATCCGTGGCGCCGGGTATGGCGGGTTCTGCTGCCGCTCGCGTGTTGCTGGGTGGGCTGGTGGCAGCCTGGCTCGGGCCGGAAGTTGCGGGTCTGGGCAGCGGCGCGGCGGAGCAATACCCGTTTCTGGTCAGCTGGATCGCGCTGGCGGCCGTCCAGGGTGCGGCTTTGCTGATCCTTGCTATCGGTTACCGGGCAGGGGCCGAGCGCGTCCAGGAATCCCGGCCGGGAGGAGGCCGCCCACTACGGGAGATTATGGCGAACCCTTTGATCTGGGCTGCCATGAGTGCCGCGGCCATTGGCTATGCGGTGATGAGTTTCATCATGACGGCGACGCCGCTGAGCATGACCGAAATGGCCGGCCATGACCTCGACGATGCCAAGCGGGTGATCCAGCTCCACATAATGGCCATGTATCTTCCGTCGCTGATCAGCGGTTGGCTGACACGCGTGGTAGGCATTCCCCTGATGATGGCAGCGGGCCTGCTGGCCTACCTCGGCTGTATTGCCCTTGCCGCCAGTGGTGTCAGCTTCCACCACTATCTGTCAGCGCTTTTGTTGCTCGGCGTTGGCTGGAATTTCCTGTTCGTTGGTGGCACAACGCTGCTGCCCCGGGGGTATCGTGATGCCGAACGCTTCCGCGTCCAGGGCCTGAACGACATAATGGTTTTTGGCTCCCAGGCGACCGCGGCGCTGTCTGCCGGCGCAATTCTGAGCTGGCTGGGCTGGGGGGGTCTGGTCATGGTTGCCGTACCCTTCCTGATACTTCACGGGTTATTGATGACTTTGTGGCTGTTGCGCGAACGAACGCCCGAAGCTGCAGTTAACGGGAGAGAGTGA
- the flgA gene encoding flagellar basal body P-ring formation chaperone FlgA: MRITNFALLLLMSGLSTPLLAGTTAEQIQKATLAFLDSFASEQAEHGYTVSFEPGSIDSRLALAECEKPLSVEFSGDPWKSTSPSLQVACEGTRPWRMFVTASVSIHGPALVAARPLTRGERITEGLLAKQSVEINSSRRGVITDSKQAIGMEVRRAVNAGSLVTPDMLSAPNAVERGDHVIITAKTGGFSVRSRGKALASASVGEQVLVENLRSSRTIRASVVAPGHVEIPM, translated from the coding sequence ATGCGCATCACGAATTTCGCCCTACTACTGCTAATGTCTGGCCTGAGCACGCCGCTCCTTGCTGGAACGACGGCTGAACAGATTCAGAAAGCAACCCTGGCGTTTCTGGACAGCTTTGCGTCTGAACAGGCCGAGCATGGCTACACCGTTTCCTTCGAACCCGGTTCCATCGACAGCCGCCTCGCTCTCGCCGAGTGCGAAAAGCCTTTGAGTGTAGAGTTCAGCGGTGACCCATGGAAAAGCACCAGCCCGTCGTTGCAGGTAGCCTGCGAAGGAACCCGCCCATGGCGAATGTTTGTTACCGCTTCAGTCTCTATCCATGGGCCAGCCCTGGTAGCAGCGAGGCCACTCACGCGTGGAGAGCGAATAACCGAAGGGCTGCTTGCAAAGCAGTCTGTTGAAATCAATTCATCCAGACGTGGCGTGATTACGGACTCGAAGCAGGCGATTGGCATGGAAGTGCGGCGCGCAGTGAATGCCGGATCGCTCGTTACACCAGACATGCTTTCGGCCCCGAATGCGGTCGAACGAGGCGATCATGTTATCATCACCGCCAAAACCGGTGGATTTTCAGTACGTTCCCGGGGCAAAGCCCTGGCAAGCGCCAGCGTTGGCGAACAGGTTCTGGTTGAGAATCTGCGCTCATCGCGCACGATAAGAGCCAGCGTTGTCGCGCCGGGCCACGTGGAGATTCCGATGTGA
- a CDS encoding DUF938 domain-containing protein: MQKDKPFSQACENNKAPILEKLVELFKQPGTILEIGTGTGQHAVHFAAHLPHVVWQPTDHPQNAQLSRAWIDDAHLTNINPPIALEVLNGDWSSLPAIDGAFSANTAHIMAWEEVQAMFRGLAEALPRGAIFCLYGPFSYGGRHTSENNVRFDLSLRTQAPHMGIRDMEDLEALGEETGLKLEKDFGMPANNRLLVWRKS; encoded by the coding sequence ATGCAAAAAGACAAGCCGTTTTCTCAAGCCTGCGAGAATAACAAAGCGCCGATTCTGGAAAAACTTGTCGAGCTTTTCAAACAGCCGGGCACCATTCTGGAAATCGGCACGGGCACTGGCCAGCACGCCGTTCACTTTGCCGCTCACCTACCCCACGTGGTTTGGCAGCCCACCGATCACCCTCAGAACGCCCAGCTTTCCCGGGCGTGGATCGACGATGCCCACCTTACAAATATCAACCCGCCCATTGCCCTGGAGGTATTGAACGGAGATTGGTCCAGCCTGCCCGCCATCGACGGCGCGTTCTCCGCCAATACGGCGCATATCATGGCCTGGGAAGAAGTGCAGGCAATGTTTCGCGGCCTCGCGGAGGCCCTACCCAGGGGCGCCATCTTCTGCCTCTATGGGCCTTTCAGCTATGGCGGTCGGCACACCAGTGAAAACAATGTACGGTTCGACCTGTCGCTTAGAACACAGGCGCCGCATATGGGAATTCGGGATATGGAGGATCTCGAGGCTCTGGGTGAAGAAACCGGGCTGAAGCTTGAAAAGGATTTCGGGATGCCGGCTAATAATCGGTTGTTGGTTTGGAGGAAATCCTAG
- a CDS encoding flavin reductase family protein: MLIDFEGMDPKDAYHILTQTVIPRPVAWVLSENPDGDYNLAPFSFFTPITSNPPLLMISVGKKPAEGVSKDTRVNIEARKNFVVHIAHRDLAAAVTESSRTLPHGESELKNLDLELVDFEGSSLPRLKDCNVAFACELYDIKEIGAGPQSLVFGKVTRVWVSDDAARYDDKNRLTFNGAAIDPIGRLGGSEYVTFGEILKIPRPS; encoded by the coding sequence ATGCTTATAGATTTCGAGGGTATGGATCCGAAAGATGCCTACCACATCCTTACCCAGACAGTGATTCCGAGGCCAGTTGCCTGGGTGCTGAGTGAAAATCCGGATGGGGACTACAATCTGGCGCCATTCTCGTTCTTTACGCCGATCACCAGCAATCCCCCGTTGCTGATGATTTCCGTTGGTAAAAAACCGGCGGAGGGCGTGTCGAAAGACACCCGGGTAAACATTGAAGCGAGAAAGAATTTTGTCGTTCATATCGCCCACCGGGATCTCGCTGCGGCGGTCACAGAATCCTCGCGAACCTTGCCCCATGGCGAATCCGAACTGAAAAATCTTGATCTGGAGCTGGTGGATTTCGAAGGCTCGAGCCTGCCTCGGCTCAAGGACTGCAACGTGGCTTTTGCCTGCGAGCTCTACGACATCAAGGAAATCGGTGCCGGGCCCCAGTCACTGGTATTCGGAAAAGTCACCCGGGTATGGGTATCTGATGATGCAGCCCGTTACGATGACAAGAATCGCCTGACCTTCAATGGCGCTGCGATTGATCCGATCGGCCGTCTCGGCGGAAGCGAATACGTCACCTTCGGTGAAATCCTCAAAATTCCGCGGCCATCCTGA
- a CDS encoding peptidylprolyl isomerase, translated as MVKPLKTVTPVLLMAFALLMPTAAVQAQTNEQPASDPLPKVRMVTSEGAIELQLRPDVAPETVDNFLQYAEDGFFDGTIFHRVIPGFMIQGGGFTRDLSRKSTRAPIRNEAKETLPNLRGTIAMARTSAPDSATSQFFINLSDNGFLNAGVRGPGYAVFGKVTEGMGVVDAIARKQTTRKQGMADVPVEPVIIETVTVVDPEG; from the coding sequence ATGGTAAAACCCCTGAAAACTGTGACACCCGTATTGCTTATGGCATTCGCCCTGCTCATGCCGACTGCCGCGGTGCAGGCGCAAACCAATGAGCAACCGGCCAGTGATCCTCTTCCAAAGGTCCGCATGGTGACCAGTGAAGGCGCTATCGAGCTTCAGCTTCGCCCGGATGTTGCGCCCGAAACGGTCGACAATTTCCTGCAGTACGCCGAAGACGGTTTTTTCGACGGCACCATCTTCCATCGGGTTATACCCGGGTTCATGATCCAGGGCGGCGGTTTCACCCGGGATCTCTCCCGCAAGTCCACTCGGGCCCCTATCCGCAACGAAGCGAAAGAGACACTGCCGAACCTTCGTGGAACCATTGCGATGGCTCGCACCAGTGCGCCTGATTCCGCCACGTCCCAGTTCTTTATCAACCTTTCCGACAACGGGTTCCTGAACGCCGGAGTTCGCGGCCCGGGTTATGCGGTTTTTGGCAAGGTGACCGAGGGCATGGGCGTTGTCGATGCCATTGCCCGCAAACAGACCACTCGCAAACAGGGGATGGCCGATGTGCCGGTTGAACCTGTGATCATCGAAACCGTCACCGTGGTCGACCCCGAAGGCTGA
- the flgM gene encoding flagellar biosynthesis anti-sigma factor FlgM, translating to MSVDLNGIGPGQVNTQRTTADKSSGAQNTQPASNEQAKTQAQGARGENVSLSNQAKNLKQLEQKLGDYPEMDDDRIEQIRSALENGTYKIDAEKLAQKMLEMDESIFG from the coding sequence ATGTCAGTTGACTTAAATGGAATTGGCCCCGGCCAGGTCAACACCCAGAGAACTACGGCCGACAAAAGCTCCGGCGCACAGAATACCCAGCCGGCATCCAACGAACAGGCGAAGACACAGGCCCAGGGGGCCCGTGGTGAGAACGTTAGCCTGAGCAATCAGGCCAAGAATCTGAAGCAGCTCGAACAAAAGCTGGGCGATTATCCGGAAATGGATGACGACCGCATCGAGCAGATCCGTTCCGCCCTCGAAAATGGCACGTACAAGATTGACGCCGAGAAGCTGGCCCAGAAAATGCTTGAGATGGATGAAAGCATTTTCGGGTGA